A stretch of DNA from Candidatus Fonsibacter ubiquis:
GAACCCAATAAAAAAATATCTGAAGTTATGACTTCTCCAGTTATTTTTGTGTATGAAGATGACCTTCTTTTCCATGCGGTAGGAAAGATGAGAAAAAATAATTTACGTCATTTACCTGTTATTAATATGACTTCCCAAGTTGTTGGAATTATTCACGCTAACAAAGCTCTGTACGCAGAACTTGGAAACGTCACTAATCAAATTGATCAAATGACATTTGATGAATATGACTCTTCATCCCTAGTAAAAATTAAAAAACAACAAATTGATATTGCAGACCGTTTATTAGATGAAAATACTTCTTCGTTAGATATTTGTTATTTATTGAGTTTTTTGAATAACGTTATTTTTAGAAGATCTATTAGGATCGCCGAGCGAAATGTGAATGCTAAAAATATTATTGAACATATACCGGATTACACTGTTTTAGTTATGGGTTCAGGAGGTAGAATGGAGAGTTTTTTATCTCCCGATCAAGATAATGGAATTATTTATGAAAAAAGTGAAAAAGAAGATCCAAAAAAAGTAGATTTATATTTTGAAGAACTCGCAAAACATTTTACAAAATCATTAGATGATGCAGGCATTCCCTTTTGCAAAGGTAATTTAATGGCAACAAATCCAATGTGGAGAAAAAGCTTACCGGAATGGAAAAATCAAGTTCAAAGCTGGGTTGAAAATTTAAGTGAACAAAATTTAATATATGTAGATATGCTTTATGATTTTAGGTCTGTTTTTGGAAAACCAGAACTTGCTGATGAGTTGCGAGCTTTTATTTTTGATAAGTTAATTAATAAAAAGGTTTTAAAATTTTTGTTTAAAAATGAAGAAAATAGGCAAGCGGGATTAACTTTTTTTAATAATTTTATTTTAGAAAAAAAAGATCCAGAAAATAAAGGGTTATTGGATTTAAAAGGAGCAGGCACATTACCTTTAGTTGAAACAGTTAGGATCTATTCTATTAAAAATAGGGTCAATAGAGCTAATACTCTTGCTAGAATAGAAGAATTAAATCAACTCAAAGTCTTTGATGATCATGAAAGAGATTTTATAGAAAGTGGTCATCGTTTTTTAACCTATATCTTATTAAAAAATCAGGTTTCTCTTGCTAAACAAGGCTTACCAATAAAAAATTTTATTAATCCTAAAAATTTACTTTTAAGAGAAAAAGAACTTTTAAAAATATATTTAAAAAAAATAAATGAACTAAAAACCATAGCAAAGGCTGATATCAGTGAAGAATATCTTTAATCGAATACGATCATTTTTGGAAAATAGAAAAGCTTTGCAAGAGCAGACTATTGACCAGACTATTTTTACAGTCTTGGATACAGAAACAACTGGACTAAATGTAAATGAGGGTCATAAAATTGTATCGGTTGGAGCAATTAAAATTAATAATTACCAGTTGTCAGAGGAGCAAACTTTAGATGAATTAGTGAACCCTGAAAGGGATATTCCATTTGCTTCAAGAAATATTCATTACATCACAGAAGATAAAGTAAAAGACAAACCTAATATTTACCAAATAGAAAAAAAAATTAATGATTTTATTAAAAATACTATTTTAGTTGGGCATAATATTGATTTTGATATTGGTTTTATAAAAAAAAATGCTGCCAAGTCTCCCTTGGCTATTACCATAAAGAAAATTGCAAATATTGATACAATACTTCTAACTGCTGGTCTTTATCCGAGTCTTGAAAGTTATGAATTATCTTTTTTATGCAATCATTTTAGAATTAAAACATTTGATCAAGTTAGGCATAGTGCATTAGGAGATGCAATTATCACAGCAAGATTATTTTTATTTTTATTAAATACTGCAAAAAATAGAAATAATATTCATAGTATTGGTGGTTTAATTAATTTGTGTAAGCAAGGAAGACAAATTCATTATCTAATGAAAGATTTTAATAAAATTCACTAAAAATAAGTTTTTTAAAATTTAATTATTTTTTTTAATTTTACTTATAATTGATTTTGTACTTTCGGCACCCTGAATAACGATCTGATCATTCAATGCGATAACAGGAACTCCCGAAATCCCTAAAGAATATGCGTTCTGATTTTTTTTTAAAATATCATCTATATTTTTTTTACTTTTAAAAGCTTTTTCAATTATTTGTTTATTTAGGCCATTTTTAATGCCAATCGACATTAGATTTTCTATATTTCCAATGTCACAACCATCAATAAAATAATTTCTAAAAATATTTTCAACAATAAACTTTTGCTCTTTTAAGTCCTTTGAAAGATCAATTAATATATGTGAAAGAACTGTACTAGGTGTAATTTTTATTTTTTTTAAATTAAAATTTAAACCCTCTAGAGTAGCCTGTTCGGTCATATTATCATACATTGGTTGAGCATTATCTTTGCTACCAAATTTTTTTTCTAAGTAATCAGATCTTTTCATGCCTGATAAAGGCATATTAGGATTTAGTAAAAAGGGGGCATAATGAACTTCGAATTTTTTATCTTTAAACTCTGCTAAAGCTTTAAATAATCTATTATGACCAATGTAGCACCAGCCACAAATTGTGTCTAAGAAGATCGTAATTTTCATGTTATCAATTTATAATATAAAAATTTACAAACTAGACACATTAAATATTAAATGAAAAATATTGGTTGGAATTTTGATAATAGCTACACGTTATTGCCAAAGCAGTTGATTTCAAAAGTTTTACCAACTACAGTAAAAAATCCAAATATTATCATTATTAATCATTCTCTTGCTCAGCAACTTGGATTAAATTTTTCTTCATTAAATAATAATCAATTAGCAAGATTATTTACAGGAAATGATATTCCAGAAGGGTCAGATCCTTTAGCTCAAGCTTACGCCGGTCATCAGTTTGGACATTTAGTTATTTTGGGTGATGGACGAGCAATTGTATTAGGTGAACATATTACTCCAACGAAGCAAAGATACGATATTCAATTTAAAGGTTCAGGAAGAACGCCTTATTCAAGAGGCGGAGATGGCAAAGCAGCTCTTGGCCCGATGTTACGCGAATATATTATTAGTGAGGCCATGTATCATTTAAATATCAAAACAACCCGAAGTCTTGCCGTTGCAACCACTGGTGAGAATGTGATGAGAGAAACAGTTTTGCCAGGTGCAATTTTAACAAGAGTTGCAGAGAGTCACATTCGTGTTGGTACTTTTGAATATGTTGCAATTAAACGAGATATTCCAACTCTTAAAAAACTTTTACAGTATTCAATAGAACGTCATTATCCTGAAATAAAAGATTTAGATAAACAGGCTCCAGAATTTTTAAAATTAGTCTTAGAAAAACAAATAGATTTAATTACAGATTGGATGCGAGTTGGTTTTATTCATGGTGTCATGAATACTGATAACATGGCAATTTCTGGCGAAAGCATCGATTTTGGACCGTGTGCATTTATGGATTATTATAATCCTAAAACTGTTTTTAGTTCTATCGATCATCATGGTCGATATGCATTTGGCAATCAGCCCTCTATTGCACAATGGAATTTAGCTCGACTTGCCGATGCTATACTTCCTCTTCTTGATGAAGATCAAAATAAAGCAATAGATGTGGGTGAAGAAATTATTCACTCGTTTAAAGAAAAATATGAAAAAAAATTTCATAAAATGATGAAGAAGAAATTAGGATTAATTACAGATGAAGCTGATGATGTAATTTTAATACAAGAATTATTAGATACTATGGAAAAAAATAATTTAGATTATACAAATACTTTTAGAGATTTAATGAATGATAAAATTAATAATGAAGCTTTGAAAAATTTTCATGCTAAATGGAAAATTAGAATTGATAAACAAAATAGAAGTCATGAAGAGGTTTTAACTTTGATGAGAAATGTTAATCCTGTTGTTATTCCAAGAAATCATAAAGTAGAGGAAAGTTTAAAAGAAGCGCATAAAGGAAATTTAGTATCTTTAAATAATCTTCTAAATGCTCTCAAGGATCCATATACAGAGCGAAGTGACTTAACATTATATCAACAGCCTGCTCATGAAACAGATAAGAAATATAAAACTTTCTGCGGGACTTAAATTTATTTTTTAAATTGCTTTACTAAGTAAGGTGTAAGATTTTTAGCTATTACCTTAACCCCATCTCGATTTGGATGTTTGCCATCCTCTAGGTTTAATTTTGGATTTAACGCAACATCCTGAAGCAAAAAAGGCATTAGAATTAAATTATGTTCTTTTGCTAAAGAGGGATAAATATTATCAAATTTTTCTTTATAATTTTTGCCATAACTTTCTGGCGCAATAAAACCCGCAAGGATAATGGGGATATTTTTAGCTTTAATTTTTAAGATGATTTGATTTAAATTTCCTTTGATTTCATTAGGGTCAATTCCGCGTAACATATCATTGGCACCAAGTCCTAGAATTACAAGATTAGCTTTTTCCTCCAATGTCCAGCCAATACGATTAAGCCCACCTTTAGTAGTATCGCCGCTGACACTTCCATTTATAATTTCGCTTTCAATATTTAAATTTTTTAACTCAAATTTTAGCGCCTCTGATAAATGATCAGGTTTAGTTAGCCCATAACCTGCCATCAAACTATCTCCAAATAGTATAATTCGCGTTCTTGCAAAAGCCTCAGATTTAAATATGAAGATGAGATAAAAAATTATAATAAAAATTTTTTTCATGAAAAGTTTATTAGAGTTACAAGATATTTATTTAAATTACAAAACAGAAAATAGTTTAGTTGAAGTCATTAAAGGGGTTAATTTAAAAATAAATAGTGGCGAAAATGTTGCGGTAGTTGGAAAAAGTGGATCTGGAAAAACAAGTCTGATTATGTTGATTGCAGGACTTGAAAAGGCAACCTCTGGAAAAATAATTTTTGAAGATCAAGATATTAGTACTTATTCAGAAGATGAGTTAGCAGATTTAAGAAAAAGAAAAATTGGTATTGTATTTCAATCCTTTTATTTGATCCCAAATTACACTGCCTTGGAGAATGTCTCTTTAGTGCTTGAGATTAATAAAATTGAAAATGCTCAAAAAAAATCATCAGAGTTACTGGAGCAATTTGGTTTAAAAGATCGATTAAATCACTTTCCAAGTCAACTTTCAGGAGGAGAGCAGCAGAGAGTTGCGATAGCACGCTCTATTATTTTAAGTCCAAAACTTATTTTAGCTGATGAGCCGAGTGGCAATTTAGATAGTGAAAATTCTAAACTTATTATCAATTTATTGTTTAAATATAGTAAACGAAATAATTCTAGCCTTATCTTAGTTACCCACGATCAATCCATAGCTAAGGAATGCGATAAAATTATTGAAATCAAAGATGGAAAAATTATTTAATTTTCAAGATTTTAAATATGCAATTCGAGATTTAACTAGAAGTTATAAAAAAATCTCAACAATCATTTTTACTATTTTCATAAGTCTTTTTGTTTTAAGTGTTATTTTAAGTTTAGAGTATTCTTTAAAAAAAGAATTAAATGCTAATGCAAAAATATTACTGGGCGGAGATTTTGAAATTAATACAAGAAATGAAAAAGTTGATGATCAATATTTAAAAAAAATTGAAAAATTTGGAACAATTTCCTCAACTGTTGAATTTAGTACAATGCTTGCCAATTCAACAAAGTCAGATGCTAAAACTTTTTTTATTCGTTTAAAAGCAATTGATCAAAAGTATCCACTTTATGGAAGTGTTCAATCTTTCCCAGACAATGCACTGACGTTATTACAAACGACTAAAAATAGTATTGTTGTTAACAAAAAGATTTTCGAGACTTTAAAATTAAAAGTTAATGATACCGTTTTTATAAAACAAACAGCTTTTAAGGTCGTAGGCTATGTAGAAAGCGTTCCTGACTTAGGAAGAGCATTATTATTTGGTGATTTTGCGGTGGTTAGCAACAATTCATTTTTAAATTTAAATATTAATACCTTAGGTAGCTTTATAAACTATGAATACCGAGTAAAATTAAACAATGATAATATTAATTTTAAACAAGAATTAGAAAATCTTACAAAAAATTATCCATCATACAGCGTTCGATATCCAGAAAATTCTTCTAATAATTTAAAAAAATTAATTGATAATTTTTCTCAATTTTTATCGCTAGTCTCTATCAGTGCAATGTTGATTGCAGGAATAGGGATCGCAAATACATTAATCTCTTTTATCAATCAAAAAAATATAAGTATTGCGATTATGAAGTCTCTTGGTTTTACCACCGCTACAATAAAAAAAATATTTTATTTTGAAATATTTATTTTATTAACCATAATCAGTTTATTAGCCTATTTTTTTGCTGTTCTGAGCGTGCCATTGGTTAATGTTTATCTTGTTAAAACCTTAGGGATTGTCGTTCAAAGCGAATTTATACTTAAAAATTTTATTAAAGTATTTTTAAGCGGCTTTTTAGTAGTAAGTATTTTTTGTTTACCTACCATATCAGCCATTCAACAAATTAAGCCAACAAGCCTTTTTAGAAATGTATTTCAACCTTGCGAATTTTATTTTACTAAGAAAAATATTTCTTTAATTATATTAGCAATTATTTCTCTCATCTTACTTTTCGCTTTTGATAGTAAAAAACCCTTTTATACAGTTATGTACTTTTTAGTTTTTTTTATTATTTGCCTTACTTTATACGGACTATCAAAGTTAATAATTTTTTACTTAAGAAAGATAAATCTTATTAAATTTTTACCTCTCCGTTTGGCAGTTAAAAATATTACCAATCCTAAAACAATATTCCCAATTACAGTTTTATCGTTAGGGTTAGGAGTTACTTTGTTATTATCTCTAACTTTAATTGGATATAATTTTAAGAAGGAAGTCCAAAAATCAATTCCTGAAATAGCACCAGATTATTTTTTTGTTAGCATTCAAAACTCAGAAAAAGATGAATTTGTAAAATATTTAAAAAATAATGATAAAAATTCAGTAATTGAGACAATGCCTATTGTTTCTGCTTCCTTAATAAAAATAAATAACAAAGATCCACTAACTTATATTAAGCAGAACAACGACTCTTTTTGGGTTCTTGAAAGAGATCGAAGAATATCTTGGTCTAAAACTGCTCCAAAAGATAATCCAATTTTAGAAGGTAACTGGTTTGATGAAAATAGTAAGAGTTTGCAAATTTCTTTAGATGCAAAAGTTGCAAAAGATTTGAACATTAAAATAAATGACAGTTTAACTTTAAAAATTTACGGAAGGGAAATTGAGGGTAAAGTTATAAATCTTAGAAAGGTTGATTATCGTGATTTATCAATCAATTTTGTCATGCTAATTAATCCAAGTTTTGCACAAAATATTCCACATGAATATATAGCAACCGCTAAATTTAAAAATTTACCAGATTTCAAAGAAGGAGCTTTTTTACAAAAATTTAAAAATATCTCCACAATTAAAGTCTCAAATTATCTTGGTAAAGTTACAGAAATTATAAATAAAATATTTATTGCTGTAATCATTATATCTTCAATTGCAGTCATCATTGGATTAATGGTAATTTCCTCCGCAGTGATTGTACAAGCAAGATTAAGTGTTTATCAAAATTTAATTTTTAAAATTCTTGGAATCAATTCAAAAAATTTAATGCTTGCTAGTATTATAGAATTTTTAATTACATTTTTATCAATTATTTTTATTGCCGCTTTTTTTTCAGTGTTTGTTTCTTATTTTGTTATTGAAACCATTTTTAGACTAAGTTGGAGTTTAGAAATTATCAATTCATCGGTGGTATTATTATTTATTGGGATCATCACAATTATTTTAATATTGATTAATAATTATAAATTTTTAAGTCCCAAAGTGTATCCGTTAGTGCGTAATGAGTAATTTTACTCGTAACTTTTAATATAATTTAATAATCTCAATTATTAATGAAAGACATTGCAATTATTGGCACAGGATTTTCAGCTGCTACCATTGGATATTTTTTAAAGAACGATTTAGATTTTTATGAAAAGTCCAGAGGTGTAGGCGGTCGCTGTTCCACTCGAAGAGTTGATAATGTTGGCCTATTTGATCATGGACTTCAATATATCAAGAGTGAAAATAATGAATTTAAAAAGTTCTTAGGTGACCACACTGTTTGGCAAGGAAATTTTAAAATATTTCAAAACGATCAGCTCAAAGATGATTTAAATAAAGAAAGAATAATTAATGAAAATGGGAATAATTTATTAGTTAAAAATTTATTTAAAGATAAAAAAGTTTTTGTAAATAAAGAGTTAAAAAGTCTTGAAAAAAAAAATGATTTTTTTTTATTAAATTTTAAAGATAATACTCAAGAAAATTATAAAACTGTAATCATCACAGCCCCTTATCAGCAGGCCTATAATTTAACAAAAAAGTTTACTGATAATTATTTTTTAAAACTTAATTATAATATGCAACCTAACTTAACATTGATGGTAGCATTTAATAAAAGTTTGAACCTTAATTTAAGTGCAATTAGTTTCGAAAATGACGATGTTTTAGGATTTGCGGCTAATGAAAATACAAAGAAGAAGAGTTTGATCAATAAGGATTTAGAATTATGGACAATTCAATCATCCTTAAAATATGCAATTAAAAATATTTATGAGTATCGAAATAACAAGCCAAGTTTAATTGATGAGATGTTAAGGAGTTTTTCTGTGAAATTAAAAATAGATATTAAAAAAGATAATATTCACTATTCAGACATTCATGGCTGGCTTTATGCCTACAGTATCAATTTGGATACCGCTAAGTGTTATTGGGATAAGGATTTAAGACTTGGAATTTGTGGTGATTGGTTTTCAGGAGGAAATGCAGAAAGCGCTTTTATTAATGCAAAACACCTTGTAAATTTAATTTAAATTATTTTTGATTTTTAATTTCCTGAACTTCTTTTTTTAATTTATCAATTTGCGTCATTAAATCGTCAATGTTTTTGTCATCATTAGCAGCAGGTGGTGCGGAGTTTTTATTATCGGTTTTTTGTCCAAAGTTAAAAAAATTAAAATCAGTAAAATTTGGAAAACTTTTTGTAAAAAAATTACTAGTATTTGCTGCATTCATTGTATTTGTTAAAAAATCAAACATCATGTTACTTTTTTTATTTTCATTAAATAAAATGATTTGTTTTAGGATATGAGCTGGAATTAGATTAATTCCTGCGTTTTCTTTTTCTAAAATTATTTGTGTCAAAATAGTCGATGTAATATCATTTTGCGTATCAACATCTGTAACTTTAAAATCTAATTCTTTTTTAATCAAAGTCACAATATCATCTAATGTAATATAAGCGCTTGTCTCGGTATTATATAATCTTCGGTTTGAATATTTTTTAATTTCAATCATGACTGTTTTACGTATTGACCAGGTGCTTCATATAGCACTTCAAAGTTTTTTGCATTAAGTTCAGAGGACTTTTTTAATTGACCAGAATTAACTGCAAGCCATGAAACCCAAACTGGCCACCAGGAACCATCTACCTTGTTAGCGCTATTGAACCATTCGTCTTGCGTTTTCCCTTTTTCAAATTTTTTTGTGTAAAAATGAAGTTTGCCTGGCTTATTTTCTGTTCCTTGAATAATACCAGCGATATGACCTGAATTTGCTAGTACAAAATTAATATGTGAATTGTAGGCATTAAGACCTTGATAAACCGATCGCCAAGGAGCGATATGGTCTTCAGTTGTTGCAACGGAGAAGATTGGCGTATCTATTTTAGATAAATCAATTTCTACATCCCCAATCTTATATTTATTTTTCACAACTAAATTATTTAAATACATGCAGCGTAAATATTCTGAGTGCATTTTTTCAGGAAGACGAGTGGAGTCTGAGTTCCAATGCAACATGTCGAATGCGGTTGGCTCATTGCCAAGTAAGTAGTTATTTACAACGTAATTCCAATATAAATCTACCGGCCTTAAAAAGTTAAAAGCTGCAGCCATATCTTTGCCATCGAAGTAACCAGTTTTTTTCATCTGATTTTCAATACTTGCTATCTGTTCCTCTGTAATAAATATTCCAAGTTCACCCGGATCTTCAAAGTCAATTAAACTTGCAAAGTATGTTGCGCTCGTAATTTTATATTTATTTGGGACAACTTTTAGATAGGCAAGAGCTAAAGAAGCAAGAGTTCCACCAACACAGTAGGAAGCAATGTTTGCACTATTAGAGCCTGTTTTTTCACAAACAACTCTTAATGCCTCTAATACTCCATCTTCAATATATTCTTTAAAAGAAATATTTCTTGAACTTGCGTCAGGATTTTTCCAAGAGATTAAAAAAGTATTAAATTTTTTATCAACTAAATATTTCATCATGGATTTTTTTTCGTTCAAATCCATTATGTAGTACTTATTAATAAATGGAGGAATAACGAGCATAGGTTTTGCATATTGTTGGTCGGTAGCATAATCATATTGAATTAGTTCAAAAAGATTATTTTTGAAAATAACTTTACCTTTTGTTGTCGCTAAATTTTTACCAATTTCAAATTCACCTGCTTTGGATTGCTGAATAAAAAGTTTGTTTGGATGCTTTTCAAAATCTTTTTTATAATTTTCATAGCCCTTAGCTAAATTATTTCCTTTTTCATCCACCGTTTTTTTCAACACTTCAGGATTAGTAAATGCAAAGTTAGAAGGCGATAAAGCGCTATTTAGTTGTTTTAAATAAAATTGCATGATGCGTTTATCTTTTGGATTTTTAAACTCAATATTTTCAATCAAGTTGTTCATGAAATTTGCGCTTATTAAGTAAAACTGTTTTATAAAATCAAAAAAAAGATTAGTCTTCCATTCTTCATTTGAAAATCTTCTGTCAGATTTTTCTTCAAAGATCACCGGATTTGCCATTCCACCTGAGGCACGAGTTACAAAATAAAAATTTAAATTAGCAATTTGTGAAACCCATTTATTAAGACTGTCAAAATATACATTTGGATTCTGTTGGATTTCAGTTGAGAAATTTTTAAATGACTCCATCATTTTATTCATCGTCGGAGCAATCAAATTAGATAAATCACTCATGGTGAAATTATTGCTACTTTGATTGTTAAAGGGAAATGTTGGAAAATTATTTTGACTAGAACCTAAATTTTTAAATGAATCTACATATTGATTGTAAATCTTTAGATTGTTTTCAAAGACACTGCTTAAATCTTCAAAGTTAATCTTATCTGGTCCTTTATCTTTCTCTTTTTTTGTCATTTTATGATTTTGATAATAGCTTAATAATTATCGTAAGAGTAATAACCTATATGTGCTAGCGCAATATTTATATATTGCGATTGCAAAAGAAAAAAATCAATAAAAACAGTAATTTAACATAATTATTCATTTTTACACTTGAATTATATTGCACTGCAACATAAATATAACTCATTAAATAATTAAAGGAGTAAACTATGATGACAAATATAAACAATCCTTTTGAATTCTTTGATTTTCAAAAGATGTTATCTGCTCTTAAAATGCCAACAGTAGATGGTAATTCTGAGAGTTTAATCAATGCTCAAAAGAAAACTTTAGAAACTTTTGCTAACGCATCTAAAGTATTATTTGAAGGCTACAATGCACTTGCTAAAAAGCAAATAGAAGTACTAAACAAAGCTATTTCTAGTGCAAAAGACGCAACATCTGAATTAGCTAAGGGAAATCCTCAGCAATCAGCTGGTAAGTCAATTGAATTGATCCAAGAATCAATCGTTGAAGCTCAAAATATTGCTAATGATTTCTCTAAAATTGCAGAAAAAACTGCAAAAGAATCTTTCGAAATTCTTAACAAAAGACTTTTAGAAGGTTTAACAGAAATCAAAAAAGTAATTGAAGAAGAAGGTAAAAAAGCTTCTGTTAAAAACTAATTAGTTTTTAACTCAGAAAATTAGAGAGTATTTGGCTAAATCTCCCCTTATTTTTAGCCAAATCTCTCTAAATTAAATCAAAATC
This window harbors:
- a CDS encoding DUF294 nucleotidyltransferase-like domain-containing protein; translated protein: MPNRSNSVELFTKKISDYMSDDYLYLNSNISIAEAIKKLQQQKKSVILVKKENKLFGIITEQDIVRKVTFLSEPNKKISEVMTSPVIFVYEDDLLFHAVGKMRKNNLRHLPVINMTSQVVGIIHANKALYAELGNVTNQIDQMTFDEYDSSSLVKIKKQQIDIADRLLDENTSSLDICYLLSFLNNVIFRRSIRIAERNVNAKNIIEHIPDYTVLVMGSGGRMESFLSPDQDNGIIYEKSEKEDPKKVDLYFEELAKHFTKSLDDAGIPFCKGNLMATNPMWRKSLPEWKNQVQSWVENLSEQNLIYVDMLYDFRSVFGKPELADELRAFIFDKLINKKVLKFLFKNEENRQAGLTFFNNFILEKKDPENKGLLDLKGAGTLPLVETVRIYSIKNRVNRANTLARIEELNQLKVFDDHERDFIESGHRFLTYILLKNQVSLAKQGLPIKNFINPKNLLLREKELLKIYLKKINELKTIAKADISEEYL
- a CDS encoding protein adenylyltransferase SelO, producing the protein MKNIGWNFDNSYTLLPKQLISKVLPTTVKNPNIIIINHSLAQQLGLNFSSLNNNQLARLFTGNDIPEGSDPLAQAYAGHQFGHLVILGDGRAIVLGEHITPTKQRYDIQFKGSGRTPYSRGGDGKAALGPMLREYIISEAMYHLNIKTTRSLAVATTGENVMRETVLPGAILTRVAESHIRVGTFEYVAIKRDIPTLKKLLQYSIERHYPEIKDLDKQAPEFLKLVLEKQIDLITDWMRVGFIHGVMNTDNMAISGESIDFGPCAFMDYYNPKTVFSSIDHHGRYAFGNQPSIAQWNLARLADAILPLLDEDQNKAIDVGEEIIHSFKEKYEKKFHKMMKKKLGLITDEADDVILIQELLDTMEKNNLDYTNTFRDLMNDKINNEALKNFHAKWKIRIDKQNRSHEEVLTLMRNVNPVVIPRNHKVEESLKEAHKGNLVSLNNLLNALKDPYTERSDLTLYQQPAHETDKKYKTFCGT
- a CDS encoding ABC transporter ATP-binding protein: MKSLLELQDIYLNYKTENSLVEVIKGVNLKINSGENVAVVGKSGSGKTSLIMLIAGLEKATSGKIIFEDQDISTYSEDELADLRKRKIGIVFQSFYLIPNYTALENVSLVLEINKIENAQKKSSELLEQFGLKDRLNHFPSQLSGGEQQRVAIARSIILSPKLILADEPSGNLDSENSKLIINLLFKYSKRNNSSLILVTHDQSIAKECDKIIEIKDGKII
- a CDS encoding arylesterase, producing MKKIFIIIFYLIFIFKSEAFARTRIILFGDSLMAGYGLTKPDHLSEALKFELKNLNIESEIINGSVSGDTTKGGLNRIGWTLEEKANLVILGLGANDMLRGIDPNEIKGNLNQIILKIKAKNIPIILAGFIAPESYGKNYKEKFDNIYPSLAKEHNLILMPFLLQDVALNPKLNLEDGKHPNRDGVKVIAKNLTPYLVKQFKK
- a CDS encoding ABC transporter permease; protein product: MEKLFNFQDFKYAIRDLTRSYKKISTIIFTIFISLFVLSVILSLEYSLKKELNANAKILLGGDFEINTRNEKVDDQYLKKIEKFGTISSTVEFSTMLANSTKSDAKTFFIRLKAIDQKYPLYGSVQSFPDNALTLLQTTKNSIVVNKKIFETLKLKVNDTVFIKQTAFKVVGYVESVPDLGRALLFGDFAVVSNNSFLNLNINTLGSFINYEYRVKLNNDNINFKQELENLTKNYPSYSVRYPENSSNNLKKLIDNFSQFLSLVSISAMLIAGIGIANTLISFINQKNISIAIMKSLGFTTATIKKIFYFEIFILLTIISLLAYFFAVLSVPLVNVYLVKTLGIVVQSEFILKNFIKVFLSGFLVVSIFCLPTISAIQQIKPTSLFRNVFQPCEFYFTKKNISLIILAIISLILLFAFDSKKPFYTVMYFLVFFIICLTLYGLSKLIIFYLRKINLIKFLPLRLAVKNITNPKTIFPITVLSLGLGVTLLLSLTLIGYNFKKEVQKSIPEIAPDYFFVSIQNSEKDEFVKYLKNNDKNSVIETMPIVSASLIKINNKDPLTYIKQNNDSFWVLERDRRISWSKTAPKDNPILEGNWFDENSKSLQISLDAKVAKDLNIKINDSLTLKIYGREIEGKVINLRKVDYRDLSINFVMLINPSFAQNIPHEYIATAKFKNLPDFKEGAFLQKFKNISTIKVSNYLGKVTEIINKIFIAVIIISSIAVIIGLMVISSAVIVQARLSVYQNLIFKILGINSKNLMLASIIEFLITFLSIIFIAAFFSVFVSYFVIETIFRLSWSLEIINSSVVLLFIGIITIILILINNYKFLSPKVYPLVRNE
- a CDS encoding NAD(P)/FAD-dependent oxidoreductase, whose protein sequence is MKDIAIIGTGFSAATIGYFLKNDLDFYEKSRGVGGRCSTRRVDNVGLFDHGLQYIKSENNEFKKFLGDHTVWQGNFKIFQNDQLKDDLNKERIINENGNNLLVKNLFKDKKVFVNKELKSLEKKNDFFLLNFKDNTQENYKTVIITAPYQQAYNLTKKFTDNYFLKLNYNMQPNLTLMVAFNKSLNLNLSAISFENDDVLGFAANENTKKKSLINKDLELWTIQSSLKYAIKNIYEYRNNKPSLIDEMLRSFSVKLKIDIKKDNIHYSDIHGWLYAYSINLDTAKCYWDKDLRLGICGDWFSGGNAESAFINAKHLVNLI
- a CDS encoding polyhydroxyalkanoate synthesis regulator DNA-binding domain-containing protein; this translates as MIEIKKYSNRRLYNTETSAYITLDDIVTLIKKELDFKVTDVDTQNDITSTILTQIILEKENAGINLIPAHILKQIILFNENKKSNMMFDFLTNTMNAANTSNFFTKSFPNFTDFNFFNFGQKTDNKNSAPPAANDDKNIDDLMTQIDKLKKEVQEIKNQK
- a CDS encoding 3'-5' exonuclease, with amino-acid sequence MENRKALQEQTIDQTIFTVLDTETTGLNVNEGHKIVSVGAIKINNYQLSEEQTLDELVNPERDIPFASRNIHYITEDKVKDKPNIYQIEKKINDFIKNTILVGHNIDFDIGFIKKNAAKSPLAITIKKIANIDTILLTAGLYPSLESYELSFLCNHFRIKTFDQVRHSALGDAIITARLFLFLLNTAKNRNNIHSIGGLINLCKQGRQIHYLMKDFNKIH
- a CDS encoding DsbA family oxidoreductase — encoded protein: MKITIFLDTICGWCYIGHNRLFKALAEFKDKKFEVHYAPFLLNPNMPLSGMKRSDYLEKKFGSKDNAQPMYDNMTEQATLEGLNFNLKKIKITPSTVLSHILIDLSKDLKEQKFIVENIFRNYFIDGCDIGNIENLMSIGIKNGLNKQIIEKAFKSKKNIDDILKKNQNAYSLGISGVPVIALNDQIVIQGAESTKSIISKIKKNN